One region of Bacillus zhangzhouensis genomic DNA includes:
- a CDS encoding S1 RNA-binding domain-containing protein has protein sequence MRPGEQLTLQIENEMEYGYFLTDGEDSVLLHRSEMTEDIGDRDEVEVYLYVDHEERLAATMKIPTINAHTYGWVEVVDVVEDMGAFVDVGLSKDALVATEHLPPFEEAWPKKGDKLYCMLKVTSYGRMFAKPATEDVISELFTEASETLMNKEITGTIYRLIATGSFLLTDTGVRGFIHRTERKEEPRLGSTVTGRVIAVKEDGTVNVSLLPRKQDALSVDAEEILTYMRTRNGAMPYGDKSDPEDIRERFQMSKAAFKRALGHLMKNDLVYQKEGWTYEKK, from the coding sequence ATGAGACCAGGTGAGCAATTGACCTTGCAAATAGAGAATGAAATGGAATACGGCTACTTTTTAACAGATGGTGAAGATTCGGTCCTTTTACACCGCAGCGAAATGACAGAAGATATTGGTGACCGAGATGAAGTAGAGGTCTACTTGTATGTAGATCATGAAGAAAGACTCGCTGCCACGATGAAAATCCCAACAATTAACGCGCATACATATGGCTGGGTAGAAGTCGTGGACGTGGTAGAAGACATGGGCGCATTTGTCGATGTTGGGCTGTCAAAGGATGCACTTGTTGCAACAGAACACCTCCCGCCTTTTGAGGAAGCATGGCCGAAAAAAGGAGACAAACTCTACTGTATGCTGAAAGTCACAAGCTACGGCAGAATGTTCGCGAAGCCAGCCACAGAAGACGTGATCAGTGAATTGTTCACGGAGGCAAGTGAGACCTTAATGAACAAAGAAATCACTGGAACAATCTATCGCTTAATTGCGACAGGTTCCTTTTTGCTGACAGATACGGGCGTGCGTGGGTTTATCCACCGCACGGAACGAAAAGAAGAGCCAAGATTAGGATCGACCGTTACAGGACGTGTCATTGCAGTGAAAGAGGACGGAACCGTGAACGTTTCTCTGCTTCCTAGAAAACAGGATGCATTATCTGTCGATGCAGAAGAAATTTTAACCTATATGAGAACAAGAAATGGCGCTATGCCTTATGGGGACAAAAGTGATCCCGAGGACATCCGCGAAAGATTTCAAATGAGCAAAGCAGCCTTTAAACGAGCACTAGGTCATCTCATGAAAAATGATCTAGTTTACCAAAAAGAAGGCTGGACATACGAGAAAAAGTGA
- a CDS encoding BMP family ABC transporter substrate-binding protein, with translation MKVKISLLLMAAILMVLAACSNQQKRTPESTVKRIGVMLTDDGLGDQSFNDSSFKGLEKARDELGIEFDYREIAETDTYENGLTELVKDGHDLIIGVGFNMQEDLEKVAKKYPKKQFLLIDAVSELKNVASVTFKEEQGSYLAGALAAMTTKSDVIGFVGGVDADVIHRFEKGFRKGATSVNPKIKILSTYAGTFSDAGKGGKTAKDMIKKKADVLYAAAGYTGVGVLKEAQAQGKYAIGVDSDQYYTAEKAVISSMVKKVDEVVYQFSEQLVKNNQMKSGHVVYDLSNDGIDMAKIRGLKNAETLTKKLNGLKQTLLKEEGGAS, from the coding sequence ATGAAAGTGAAGATTTCATTACTTCTGATGGCAGCCATACTTATGGTGCTCGCCGCATGCAGTAATCAACAGAAGAGGACGCCAGAATCAACTGTGAAGCGTATTGGCGTTATGCTCACAGATGATGGTCTTGGTGATCAATCATTTAATGATTCATCATTTAAAGGATTAGAAAAAGCACGTGATGAGCTTGGCATTGAATTTGATTATAGAGAAATTGCAGAAACTGATACATATGAAAACGGGCTGACAGAGCTCGTAAAAGATGGTCATGATCTCATTATCGGTGTAGGTTTCAATATGCAAGAAGACCTAGAAAAAGTCGCAAAGAAATATCCAAAGAAGCAGTTCTTGCTTATCGATGCTGTTTCTGAGCTGAAAAATGTGGCCTCTGTGACGTTTAAAGAAGAGCAAGGCAGCTATTTAGCGGGAGCACTTGCTGCGATGACAACGAAAAGCGATGTCATTGGATTTGTTGGCGGTGTTGATGCAGATGTCATTCATCGTTTTGAAAAAGGATTTCGAAAAGGCGCCACATCAGTCAATCCGAAAATCAAGATTTTATCCACCTATGCCGGGACATTTAGTGATGCAGGCAAAGGTGGTAAAACAGCCAAAGACATGATCAAAAAGAAAGCAGACGTTTTATATGCCGCAGCCGGTTATACAGGTGTCGGCGTATTAAAAGAAGCACAAGCGCAGGGGAAATATGCCATTGGTGTAGACAGCGATCAATACTATACTGCAGAAAAAGCGGTTATTTCGTCTATGGTGAAAAAAGTCGATGAAGTGGTCTATCAATTTAGCGAACAGCTCGTAAAGAACAATCAGATGAAAAGCGGGCATGTTGTCTATGACTTAAGCAATGATGGAATCGATATGGCCAAAATCCGGGGTCTGAAAAATGCTGAGACACTGACCAAAAAATTAAATGGTCTAAAGCAGACGCTTCTAAAAGAAGAGGGGGGCGCGTCATGA
- a CDS encoding GNAT family N-acetyltransferase, with the protein MENVVQRTLTLDDIPDLIALSKEVDWPDYNAEELTSLLTNGYFTGFSTTDGQVISCAGLFQYDKAASIGAVIVSKTHRGLGLARKMIDTLLRRSDQSVPVVLTATVQGQPVYEKIGFQTAGYIHTYKAQTTNPSAFRVSGGIHLSPADEADLPSIEALDEKGAGTNRSSFIKKRMERASFRLIAQNEHHETTGFAFGVETPANLMIGPLTANDEQTALSLIQSLISSYSGAIRLDMQEETAERLHETLVEAGFTKTNAAHFMMMRGKEKQNDPALFYCLASQAFS; encoded by the coding sequence TTGGAAAACGTTGTACAACGAACATTAACACTTGATGACATACCCGATCTTATCGCATTGTCAAAAGAGGTCGATTGGCCTGATTACAATGCAGAAGAGCTTACATCTCTTTTAACAAACGGATATTTTACAGGTTTTTCAACAACGGATGGACAAGTGATCTCATGTGCGGGACTTTTCCAATATGATAAAGCAGCATCAATTGGTGCTGTCATTGTATCTAAAACGCATCGCGGCTTAGGCCTTGCACGGAAAATGATTGACACCCTGCTTCGTCGAAGCGATCAAAGTGTTCCTGTCGTTTTAACCGCTACTGTACAAGGACAGCCCGTTTACGAAAAAATCGGATTTCAAACGGCTGGCTACATTCATACATACAAAGCACAGACAACGAATCCATCGGCTTTTCGTGTGTCAGGTGGGATTCACCTTTCTCCTGCTGACGAAGCGGACCTTCCGTCTATTGAAGCACTTGATGAAAAAGGTGCAGGCACCAATCGGTCAAGCTTTATAAAAAAACGAATGGAACGAGCATCGTTCCGTCTGATTGCACAGAATGAGCATCATGAAACAACCGGCTTTGCGTTTGGCGTCGAAACCCCAGCTAATCTAATGATTGGACCGCTTACAGCAAACGATGAACAAACCGCTCTCTCGCTCATCCAATCACTCATCTCGTCTTACTCAGGGGCAATTCGTTTAGATATGCAGGAAGAAACTGCTGAGCGCCTGCATGAAACACTTGTTGAAGCAGGATTTACGAAAACAAACGCAGCCCATTTTATGATGATGCGCGGGAAAGAAAAACAGAATGATCCCGCCCTTTTCTATTGCCTTGCCTCTCAAGCATTTTCTTAA
- a CDS encoding YajQ family cyclic di-GMP-binding protein, producing the protein MAKESSFDIVSKVELPEVQNAVQAALKEIKNRYDFKGSKSDISLEKEELVLISDDDFKLEQLKDVLVTKLIKRNVPTKNIDYGKIEHALGGTVRQRAKLISGIDQDNAKKINAVIKQSGIKVKSQFQDDQVRVTGKNKDDLQEVISLMRKADLPIDVQFINFR; encoded by the coding sequence ATGGCAAAAGAAAGCTCATTTGACATTGTATCGAAGGTTGAACTGCCTGAGGTGCAAAACGCTGTTCAAGCAGCACTGAAAGAAATTAAAAACCGTTATGATTTTAAAGGAAGTAAAAGTGATATTTCCCTCGAAAAAGAAGAGCTCGTTCTCATCTCTGATGATGACTTCAAACTTGAGCAGCTAAAAGATGTGCTTGTGACAAAGCTGATCAAACGAAATGTTCCAACTAAAAATATCGATTACGGAAAGATCGAGCATGCCCTTGGCGGTACAGTGCGCCAGCGTGCGAAGCTGATCAGCGGGATTGATCAAGACAATGCCAAAAAGATCAACGCGGTCATCAAGCAATCTGGCATCAAAGTGAAATCACAATTTCAGGATGACCAAGTGCGTGTGACAGGGAAAAATAAGGATGATTTACAAGAGGTTATTTCTCTTATGCGCAAAGCTGATTTACCGATTGATGTCCAATTTATAAATTTTCGATAA
- a CDS encoding bifunctional homocysteine S-methyltransferase/methylenetetrahydrofolate reductase: protein MGLLQDLQNRVLIADGAMGTLLYSYGIDRCFEELNLSKEDEVKRVHEAYVQAGADIIQTNTYGANYIKLSRYGLEEETKRINTKAVQIAKAAAGSAYVLGTIGGIRTFNKNAYSIEEIKRSFREQLYILLNEEPGGLLLETYYDIEEAKAVLQIARKETTLPIVMNVSMHEPGVLQDGTPLKDGLSELSSLGADVVGINCRLGPYHMIQALEGVPLLENSHLSVYPNSSLPSLEEGRLVYDTDNDYFRKSALEFRNQGARIIGGCCGTTPQHIRAMAEAVKDLAPITEKEVKVLKEEIISIQDQRIEPGLDELAVKKRSIIVELDPPKKLNFEKFLIAANELKSAGIDALTLADNSLATPRISNVACGALLKQQLDIRSLVHITCRDRNLIGLQSHLMGLDTLGLTDILAITGDPSKIGDFPGATSVYDLTSFDLIRLIKQFNEGLSFSGKPLGKKTHFSVAGAFNPNVRHIDKAVKRLEKKIEYGADYFISQPVYSEDHLVKIHEESRHLDKPIYIGIMPLTSSRNAEFIHHEIPGIKLSDSIRDIMAKAGEDKEKQRAEGLAIARSLLDTACELFHGIYLITPFLRSDLTAELTTYIHQKEKESNVHVNYH from the coding sequence ATGGGCCTATTACAAGACTTACAAAACCGCGTATTGATCGCTGACGGAGCGATGGGAACACTTTTATACTCTTACGGCATTGACCGCTGCTTTGAAGAATTAAATTTATCGAAAGAGGATGAAGTGAAGCGTGTGCACGAGGCATATGTGCAGGCAGGCGCTGACATCATTCAAACGAACACATACGGCGCGAATTATATTAAACTATCCCGCTATGGCTTAGAGGAAGAAACGAAACGCATCAATACAAAAGCAGTACAAATTGCAAAAGCAGCCGCAGGCTCTGCTTATGTACTCGGAACAATTGGCGGCATACGAACATTTAACAAAAATGCCTACTCTATAGAAGAAATCAAACGAAGTTTTAGAGAGCAGCTGTACATCCTATTAAATGAAGAGCCTGGCGGATTATTGCTTGAAACGTATTATGACATAGAAGAAGCGAAGGCTGTTCTCCAAATTGCTCGCAAAGAAACGACTCTTCCGATTGTTATGAACGTCTCTATGCATGAACCAGGAGTTTTGCAGGATGGTACCCCGCTGAAGGATGGTTTATCTGAGTTATCATCTCTTGGTGCAGATGTCGTCGGCATCAACTGTAGGCTGGGCCCTTATCACATGATTCAGGCACTCGAAGGTGTGCCACTTTTGGAAAATTCGCATTTATCTGTCTATCCTAACAGCAGTCTCCCCTCTCTTGAAGAAGGTAGACTCGTCTATGATACAGATAACGATTATTTCCGAAAAAGTGCACTTGAATTTAGAAATCAGGGCGCACGCATTATCGGAGGCTGCTGCGGCACAACGCCCCAGCATATTCGTGCAATGGCTGAAGCAGTCAAAGATTTAGCGCCGATCACTGAAAAAGAAGTGAAGGTGTTAAAAGAGGAAATCATTTCCATCCAAGATCAGCGCATTGAACCAGGTCTTGATGAGCTGGCTGTGAAAAAACGATCGATTATCGTAGAGCTGGATCCGCCGAAGAAGCTGAACTTCGAAAAATTTCTCATCGCTGCAAATGAATTAAAAAGTGCAGGCATTGATGCATTAACGTTAGCCGATAATTCTCTTGCGACTCCGCGCATTAGCAATGTCGCTTGCGGCGCATTATTAAAGCAGCAGCTTGATATTCGTTCTCTTGTTCATATCACATGCCGCGACCGTAATTTGATTGGGCTTCAATCTCATTTAATGGGGCTTGATACCCTTGGATTAACCGATATTTTGGCCATCACAGGCGATCCATCTAAAATTGGAGACTTCCCAGGAGCAACATCTGTGTATGATTTAACCTCCTTTGATTTGATTCGTCTCATCAAACAATTTAACGAAGGCCTTTCTTTCTCTGGAAAGCCCCTTGGCAAAAAGACCCATTTTTCAGTGGCTGGCGCGTTTAACCCAAATGTGCGCCATATTGATAAAGCGGTCAAACGTCTTGAGAAAAAAATCGAATACGGTGCTGATTATTTTATCTCACAACCTGTTTATTCTGAGGATCATCTTGTGAAAATTCATGAGGAAAGCCGCCATTTGGATAAACCGATTTACATCGGCATTATGCCGTTAACAAGTAGCCGAAATGCAGAGTTTATTCATCACGAAATTCCAGGCATCAAATTATCTGATTCTATTCGTGACATTATGGCTAAGGCTGGCGAGGATAAAGAAAAGCAGCGAGCAGAAGGTTTAGCGATTGCCCGCTCTTTATTAGATACAGCCTGCGAATTGTTTCATGGCATTTATTTAATTACTCCTTTCCTTCGGTCAGATTTAACAGCAGAACTAACCACCTACATCCATCAGAAAGAAAAGGAGTCTAACGTCCATGTCAACTATCACTGA
- a CDS encoding IucA/IucC family siderophore biosynthesis protein, producing the protein MSVQDELKKAVNPVAWKKANQRMVAKMLSEYMYEDMLHPIELDCKDGIAQYELIIHEHKKYRYLAKPRLFDSFDTIAESIECCQDGKWSKDVSAIVFLLDIQPIIPMSSDTTGHLIKELHHTLLADVHLLSKKALRADELTDTDYAWIEGEMTGHPWIVYNKGRIGFSYDDYLAYAPERQESVQLSWIAVHRELATFHAVDHENYEQVIAKELDEVTIRQFHRVLKNEGLNAADYYMMPVHQWQWTHMIIQHFPEDLALRRIVYLGEGLDQYIPQQSIRTFTNISNKGKHHIKLPMSILNTLVYRGLPSERTVIAPRITAHIKGIADQDSFLSDVCRVILPGENASINVDHPYYSKLPGAPYQYLEMLGVIFRESIYTYLDEGESPVTLAALTYEDHEGEPYIKQLIEKSGLSAKEWMAKFFHVVMPPLLHFMYQYGTVFSPHGQNTILVLKNYQPHRLAIKDFVDDVNISDQPLPELASLEEDLKEVLRSEPPEGLVQFIFTGLFICNLRYVSNVLDNHQLLDETTLWRLLAEEIQQYQNQFPQLKDRFELFDLFQPKLTKLCLNRNRMIDYGYGDGDDRPHASEHGKVTNALAHVLSAVGEK; encoded by the coding sequence ATGAGTGTACAAGATGAATTGAAAAAAGCGGTGAATCCTGTTGCTTGGAAAAAGGCAAACCAGCGGATGGTGGCAAAAATGCTGTCTGAATACATGTATGAGGACATGCTTCATCCTATAGAGCTGGATTGTAAGGATGGCATTGCCCAGTATGAATTAATCATTCACGAACATAAGAAATATCGTTATCTGGCAAAACCTCGGTTGTTTGATAGTTTTGATACAATCGCTGAATCAATTGAGTGCTGTCAAGATGGAAAATGGTCAAAGGATGTCAGTGCCATTGTGTTTTTACTAGACATTCAGCCGATCATTCCAATGTCTTCTGACACAACAGGCCATCTTATAAAAGAGCTTCACCATACTTTGTTAGCCGATGTCCATTTGCTGTCGAAAAAAGCACTTCGTGCCGATGAGCTGACAGATACTGATTATGCATGGATTGAAGGAGAAATGACAGGCCATCCTTGGATTGTGTATAACAAGGGGCGTATAGGGTTCAGTTACGATGATTACTTAGCCTATGCACCTGAACGGCAAGAAAGTGTGCAACTGTCTTGGATTGCTGTTCACAGGGAGCTTGCCACATTCCATGCAGTCGATCATGAAAACTATGAGCAAGTGATCGCCAAAGAATTAGATGAAGTCACGATTCGTCAATTTCACCGTGTGTTAAAAAATGAAGGACTGAATGCGGCTGACTATTATATGATGCCTGTCCATCAGTGGCAGTGGACGCATATGATTATTCAGCATTTCCCTGAAGATTTGGCCTTGCGCCGGATTGTGTATTTGGGAGAGGGGCTGGATCAATATATCCCGCAGCAGTCGATCAGAACCTTTACAAATATCTCAAATAAAGGCAAGCATCATATTAAACTGCCAATGAGTATTTTAAACACACTCGTGTACCGTGGACTCCCATCAGAACGTACAGTCATTGCCCCGCGCATTACAGCGCATATTAAAGGGATTGCTGATCAAGACTCATTTTTATCTGATGTCTGCCGCGTCATTTTACCAGGTGAGAATGCGAGTATCAATGTCGATCATCCATATTACAGCAAACTGCCTGGTGCGCCGTATCAATATCTTGAGATGCTCGGTGTCATTTTTAGAGAAAGCATTTATACGTACTTAGATGAAGGAGAGAGCCCTGTTACACTTGCGGCACTCACTTATGAGGATCATGAAGGTGAGCCGTATATCAAGCAGCTGATTGAAAAATCAGGTCTCTCAGCAAAAGAATGGATGGCGAAGTTTTTCCATGTCGTGATGCCGCCGCTTTTGCACTTTATGTATCAGTACGGCACAGTCTTTTCACCACATGGGCAAAATACGATTCTTGTGTTAAAAAATTATCAGCCGCATCGTTTGGCGATCAAAGATTTCGTTGATGATGTGAATATAAGCGACCAGCCGCTGCCTGAATTAGCTTCGCTGGAAGAAGATTTAAAAGAAGTGCTGCGCAGTGAGCCGCCAGAAGGTCTAGTGCAATTTATCTTTACAGGATTATTTATTTGCAACCTGCGCTACGTATCCAACGTGTTAGACAATCATCAGCTGTTAGATGAAACGACTCTTTGGCGTTTGCTTGCTGAAGAAATTCAGCAGTATCAAAATCAATTTCCACAGTTAAAAGACCGTTTTGAATTATTTGATCTATTCCAGCCGAAGCTGACAAAACTTTGCTTAAATCGTAATCGAATGATTGATTATGGCTATGGAGATGGAGATGACCGCCCGCATGCATCAGAGCATGGGAAGGTCACAAATGCACTCGCTCATGTTCTTTCGGCAGTTGGAGAGAAGTAA
- a CDS encoding anti protein encodes MFKKKMGILLLAGLFIAACLFQSPAQASEASTKQTKSYTEELEHLYPDSDYANNDTMEKAKLLQPSLYLKKSYLYHEGSISSINDVDFYHFTSSKFDGADGRFSIKLVNVKSGNDFDLYLYNKNGALVSSSVRTYNQNEIIHMPKIAASTDYYLAVKPKQLLNEEDKMYRMVFDQSIEKATLKRYGSPATLNSFNESGSPNSNFDLTSLPQDAVVTGLSLEADKGSTNAHNYVFTVSSLKGGAVNVPWNGQKVDISSYKTSQVPAKDRFFVSFNAIETPRFIGGRLIKVGVVSIKNLQLTFEYEYNRDLNY; translated from the coding sequence ATGTTCAAAAAGAAAATGGGGATTTTACTACTTGCCGGCCTCTTCATCGCTGCCTGTCTCTTCCAATCACCTGCACAAGCAAGTGAAGCATCTACGAAACAAACAAAAAGTTATACAGAAGAATTGGAGCACCTGTATCCAGACAGTGATTATGCCAACAATGATACGATGGAAAAAGCTAAGTTGCTCCAGCCTTCCCTCTATTTGAAAAAATCTTATTTATATCATGAGGGAAGTATTTCTTCTATAAATGATGTCGACTTTTACCATTTCACCAGCTCCAAATTTGATGGTGCGGATGGCCGTTTTTCTATTAAACTTGTAAATGTAAAGTCAGGAAATGATTTCGATCTCTATCTTTACAATAAGAACGGCGCACTTGTGTCTTCCTCAGTGCGGACTTACAACCAAAATGAGATCATTCATATGCCGAAAATTGCCGCCAGTACGGATTACTACTTAGCGGTTAAGCCTAAACAATTATTAAATGAAGAAGATAAAATGTATCGCATGGTCTTTGACCAAAGCATTGAAAAAGCAACACTCAAACGATATGGTTCGCCAGCCACACTCAACAGCTTCAATGAATCCGGTTCTCCAAATTCTAATTTTGATTTAACCAGCCTGCCGCAGGATGCTGTCGTAACTGGTCTTTCATTAGAGGCGGATAAAGGCAGTACAAATGCGCACAATTATGTCTTCACCGTTTCTTCTCTAAAAGGCGGAGCAGTGAATGTACCTTGGAACGGTCAAAAGGTCGATATCTCTTCGTATAAAACAAGCCAGGTTCCAGCAAAAGACCGCTTTTTTGTTTCTTTCAACGCGATAGAGACCCCTCGATTTATCGGTGGACGATTAATCAAAGTAGGCGTAGTGTCGATTAAAAACTTACAGCTCACCTTTGAATATGAATACAATCGGGACCTGAATTATTAA
- a CDS encoding methyl-accepting chemotaxis protein, with protein MSLRVKILLNSLISLLLAVGIIAFIIVSMTKIQSSNETDVQTLLNVQKTKAGFESVEQAMTNYSMTLSDEQLEIVQNDISTAKKQLQTLNKHAGNINKEALTRVNSKYDTWTKEANNAIGEKNASDARRVAARIDGVLNDVHTLNKRAEEAYKQNLKNAADNVQWIITSALVSALTLVVIAVFLNIGLTRSIMTPIKSLSYRAKQIAEGNLAVERMDIQRKDEIGGLNESFNQMTDQLISLIKEISNVSSRVETFSIHLDDENKKMMESANQVSVSTDEMANGSQAISEDLQHGVSLIEKMDQHGRKNSERSQTVIRSTEDAIEAVESGKHMLTETKKAIEKNTHATRQIEESAGEFTQYASGISAMAKTVSDIANQTNLLSLNAAIEAARAGEAGKGFAVVADEIRKLADESSNATRQIFDMVSHIERGIQSISQTVQEGVKLSLQQQDAMDKTSHSFEDIETKAQHIKKEMAVLNDQIMQSTELGGQVLHSIENISAVVEETAAGSEEISASANEQLQSFHQMNKQVEELMSMTARLNETVHRFKLA; from the coding sequence ATGAGCTTACGCGTCAAAATTTTACTCAATTCACTTATCTCACTTCTTTTAGCAGTTGGCATCATCGCCTTTATTATTGTCAGCATGACAAAGATCCAATCATCAAATGAGACAGATGTCCAAACCTTATTAAACGTACAAAAAACGAAGGCAGGCTTTGAAAGTGTCGAGCAAGCTATGACCAATTATTCGATGACACTCTCAGATGAACAGCTGGAGATCGTTCAAAACGATATTTCTACAGCAAAAAAACAGCTGCAAACGTTAAATAAACATGCAGGAAATATAAACAAAGAGGCATTAACAAGGGTAAATTCAAAATATGACACGTGGACCAAAGAAGCAAACAATGCCATTGGTGAAAAAAACGCCTCGGATGCAAGACGTGTGGCAGCAAGAATTGATGGCGTTTTAAACGATGTGCATACGTTGAATAAAAGAGCAGAAGAAGCGTATAAACAAAATCTAAAGAATGCAGCAGACAATGTACAATGGATTATTACAAGTGCACTCGTCTCAGCCCTTACACTGGTTGTCATTGCCGTCTTTTTGAATATTGGATTAACGCGATCCATCATGACACCCATCAAATCATTATCCTACAGAGCAAAGCAGATTGCAGAAGGCAATCTTGCTGTGGAGCGGATGGATATTCAGCGTAAGGATGAAATCGGCGGTTTGAATGAATCCTTTAATCAAATGACAGATCAGCTGATTAGTCTGATTAAAGAAATCAGCAATGTTTCAAGTCGAGTAGAGACATTCTCGATCCACCTGGATGATGAAAATAAAAAGATGATGGAATCTGCGAATCAAGTATCTGTTTCGACAGACGAAATGGCAAATGGATCACAAGCGATATCAGAAGATCTCCAGCATGGCGTCAGCTTGATTGAGAAAATGGACCAGCATGGACGTAAAAATTCCGAACGCTCACAAACGGTCATTCGCAGTACAGAGGATGCCATCGAAGCAGTAGAAAGCGGAAAGCACATGTTAACAGAAACAAAAAAAGCGATTGAAAAAAATACACATGCAACGAGGCAAATCGAAGAATCAGCTGGAGAATTCACGCAATACGCCAGCGGAATCTCGGCCATGGCCAAAACGGTTTCTGACATTGCGAACCAAACAAACCTGCTCTCCTTAAACGCAGCCATTGAAGCGGCAAGAGCAGGCGAAGCTGGAAAAGGCTTTGCCGTTGTAGCAGATGAAATTCGCAAGCTTGCCGATGAATCGTCTAATGCAACAAGACAAATCTTTGACATGGTCAGTCATATTGAAAGAGGCATTCAATCCATTAGTCAAACTGTTCAAGAAGGGGTTAAGCTTTCACTTCAGCAGCAGGATGCGATGGACAAAACCTCACACTCCTTTGAAGATATAGAAACAAAAGCGCAGCATATTAAAAAAGAAATGGCCGTCTTAAATGACCAAATTATGCAATCAACAGAACTTGGCGGACAAGTGCTGCACTCAATTGAAAATATTAGTGCAGTGGTAGAAGAAACAGCAGCTGGCAGCGAAGAAATTTCTGCCTCGGCCAATGAACAGCTGCAATCGTTCCATCAAATGAACAAACAGGTCGAAGAATTGATGAGTATGACGGCGAGGCTAAATGAAACCGTCCATCGATTTAAACTTGCATAA
- a CDS encoding IS1182 family transposase, producing the protein MFHTRHSSQHEAEFVLLDQLVEEDHLLRKIDQYIDFSFIVDKVKPYYSENKGRPSLDPLILFKMMFIGYLYGIRSERQLEKEIYYNMAYRWFLGLNINDPVPHHSTISWNRRTRFKDTTIFQDIFDEIVLQAINHDMVGGRVLFTDSTHLKANANKHKYTRKTIEQDTQNYINHLEEAIQEDRVAHGKKPLKIKEEVKTEKNIRQSKTDPESGYLYRENKPEGFFYLDHRTTDMKFNIITDAHVTPGNVHDSVPYLERLDHQIARFGFQVEAVALDSGYLTTPICKGLSDRHIFGVIAHRRFHPTRGLFEKWKFQYDSEHDHYICPNGEKLLYTTTDRKGYRFYKSDTKKCVSCPFLENCTRSKNHQKVISRHVWEEHKEKIRQNRLSAFGKELYQKRKEKIERSFADSKQLHGLRYCRLRGKQNVSEQVLLTAACQNMKKIATHLAKLG; encoded by the coding sequence ATGTTCCACACTAGACATTCTTCTCAGCACGAAGCCGAATTTGTATTGCTAGATCAACTGGTCGAAGAGGATCACCTGCTTCGTAAAATTGATCAGTACATTGATTTTTCATTTATCGTAGATAAAGTAAAACCATATTATAGCGAGAATAAAGGTCGTCCTTCACTTGATCCACTTATTTTGTTCAAAATGATGTTTATCGGATACCTGTACGGTATCCGTTCTGAAAGACAACTCGAAAAAGAAATTTACTATAACATGGCGTATAGATGGTTTTTAGGTTTGAACATCAATGACCCCGTTCCTCATCACTCGACCATTAGCTGGAATCGTCGGACTCGCTTCAAAGATACAACGATTTTTCAAGATATTTTTGATGAAATTGTGCTCCAAGCCATCAATCATGATATGGTAGGAGGCCGCGTTCTTTTTACTGATTCCACTCATCTTAAAGCCAATGCCAATAAACATAAATATACGAGAAAAACGATTGAACAAGATACTCAGAACTATATAAATCATTTAGAAGAAGCGATCCAAGAAGATCGGGTGGCACACGGAAAAAAGCCCTTAAAGATAAAGGAGGAGGTGAAAACAGAAAAAAACATCCGTCAAAGTAAGACTGATCCTGAAAGTGGCTATCTTTATCGTGAAAATAAACCGGAAGGATTTTTCTACCTGGACCATCGTACAACCGATATGAAGTTCAATATCATCACGGATGCCCATGTTACGCCCGGCAATGTCCATGATTCCGTTCCATATCTTGAACGATTGGATCACCAAATCGCCCGATTTGGTTTTCAAGTAGAAGCTGTTGCCCTTGATTCTGGTTATTTGACAACGCCCATCTGTAAAGGTTTATCTGATCGTCATATTTTTGGTGTCATTGCACATAGACGCTTTCATCCAACAAGAGGATTATTCGAGAAGTGGAAATTCCAGTATGATTCTGAACATGATCATTACATATGCCCAAATGGTGAGAAGCTATTATATACAACAACTGATCGAAAAGGTTATAGATTCTACAAATCAGACACTAAAAAATGCGTATCGTGTCCTTTCCTTGAGAACTGTACAAGATCGAAAAATCATCAAAAAGTGATCTCAAGACATGTATGGGAGGAACATAAAGAAAAGATCAGACAAAATCGTCTGTCTGCCTTTGGAAAAGAGCTATATCAAAAAAGAAAAGAAAAAATAGAGCGAAGCTTTGCAGATTCAAAACAACTGCATGGGCTTCGCTACTGCCGGTTGAGGGGAAAACAAAATGTGAGTGAGCAAGTGCTTCTCACAGCTGCCTGCCAGAACATGAAGAAGATTGCCACACACCTAGCGAAGCTAGGCTAG